In a genomic window of Rhinolophus ferrumequinum isolate MPI-CBG mRhiFer1 chromosome 2, mRhiFer1_v1.p, whole genome shotgun sequence:
- the LOC117032980 gene encoding keratin-associated protein 13-1-like, with the protein MSYNCCSGNFSSRSLGGYLRYPGSPCGSSYPSNLVYSTDRCSPSTSQLGSSLYSDCQETCCEPTSCQTSCVVSRPCQMSCYHPRTSTLCIASPPTYTGSLGCGSSSSCSLGYGSRSCYSSGSSGFRTLSYGVCGFSSRGYRSRFCHSAYLASRSSQTSCYRPTSCYLPPINLLKVPVTSQLSPSKSMPAIIWQDSILPRRETIK; encoded by the coding sequence ATGTCCTACAATTGCTGCTCTGGGAACTTCTCCTCCCGCTCCCTTGGAGGCTACCTGCGCTACCCAGGCTCCCCCTGTGGCTCTTCCTACCCCAGCAACCTGGTCTACAGCACTGACCGCTGCTCCCCCAGCACCAGCCAGCTGGGCTCCTCTCTCTACAGTGACTGTCAGGAGACCTGCTGTGAGCCCACCAGCTGCCAGACGTCCTGTGTGGTGTCCAGACCCTGCCAGATGTCCTGCTACCACCCAAGGACCTCCACGCTTTGCATTGCCTCCCCACCAACTTACACAGGGTCTCTGGGCTGTGGGTCCAGCAGCAGCTGCTCCCTGGGCTATGGATCCAGGAGCTGCTACTCCAGTGGTTCCAGTGGGTTCAGAACCCTGAGTTATGGAGTCTGCGGCTTCTCTTCTCGGGGGTATAGATCCAGATTCTGTCACTCAGCCTACTTGGCTTCTAGGAGCTCCCAAACTTCTTGTTATCGACCAACTTCTTGTTATCTACCACCAATCAACTTGTTAAAGGTTCCTGTGACTTCACAGTTGTCTCCCTCAAAGTCAATGCCAGCTATTATCTGGCAAGACTCTATACTACCTAGAAGAgagacaattaaataa
- the LOC117032111 gene encoding keratin-associated protein 27-1, with amino-acid sequence MSQSHCYSLRSSYNAPPLSAIVHRSNPISFEDGFFLPSSCYDRTWLLDNFQETCSETTSSKVSNCEQELCTEDSGVQSACLHRVVQTTCSNSRPHEKTTCESGSSSTVLKCVSQPCQSGCSQRKGFAIQSCQPVSYAAKCCPPKTYVSKSCQALECESSQCQTQSPELSSCRPLVPVTTGPQLLESSNSYEPSCCVTGGLQLPSK; translated from the coding sequence ATGTCTCAGAGTCACTGCTACTCGCTCAGGAGCTCTTACAATGCCCCACCACTCTCTGCCATTGTGCACAGGTCTAATCCTATAAGCTTtgaagatggattttttttacCCAGCAGCTGCTATGACAGGACCTGGCTCTTGGACAACTTTCAAGAAACCTGCAGTGAAACCACCAGCAGCAAAGTATCCAACTGTGAACAGGAACTGTGCACAGAGGACAGCGGTGTACAAAGTGCTTGCCTCCACAGAGTTGTCCAAACTACTTGTTCTAATTCCAGGCCCCATGAAAAGACAACATGCGAATCAGGAAGTTCATCGACAGTGTTGAAGTGTGTTTCTCAGCCTTGTCAATCAGGATGCAGTCAGCGAAAAGGTTTTGCAATCCAGAGCTGTCAACCTGTGAGCTATGCAGCAAAGTGTTGTCCACCAAAGACTTATGTGTCTAAGAGTTGCCAAGCTCTAGAATGTGAATCTAGTCAATGCCAGACTCAGAGCCCTGAACTCAGTTCCTGCAGACCTCTGGTCCCTGTCACAACAGGGCCACAACTCCTGGAATCTTCTAATAGTTATGAACCATCTTGCTGTGTTACTGGTGGTTTGCAATTGCCTAGTAAATGA